From the Saimiri boliviensis isolate mSaiBol1 chromosome X, mSaiBol1.pri, whole genome shotgun sequence genome, one window contains:
- the LOC141582854 gene encoding DDB1- and CUL4-associated factor 8-like protein 1, producing the protein MSHQEGNTDGLPDLGTESLFSIEGQSGAPAATEASSDIEMTAPEPSTQGGGDTRDGGFLNNTSTENRSTDREGSGEDVELESMDEFDHYLMHGGSLFYYPLLGEEEREGEEEGEEREGEEEREERTEGGAEEEEQPQVCPRCDAAYHEQCLLEVDRVLEEWISAETSALPRPRWQVVTALRQRQLGSSTRFVYEACGARAFVQRFCLQYRLEGHFSSIGTVCFNQRGTRLATSGGNLKVTVWDWVRQQPVLNFESGHEINVTHIKFFPNCGDSTLATCGHDGQVRVAELINASYCENTKHVVQHRRAAHELAVEPDSPYKFLTSGEDAVVFTVDLRQSRPASKVVVTREMGKRVGLYTISISPANTYQFAVGGEDQFVRIYDQRRIDEKENNGVLKKFSPHHLVDCDVLTNITSIVYSHDGTELLASYSDEDIYIFYSSDSDGAQYVKRFKGHRHNDGIKDVKYYGPRSEFVVSGSDCGHIFFWEKSSCQIIQYMEGDRGGVVNCLEPHPYLPMLVTSGLDRDVKIWTPTAEAATELTGLKDVIKRNKKERDLDSLHPTGMFDSYRLGLLMQQMSQRGHDPGWYHRAEFPDEELDEASSTSDPS; encoded by the coding sequence ATGTCCCACCAAGAGGGCAACACAGATGGTTTACCAGACTTAGGGACTGAAAGCCTGTTCAGTATAGAGGGGCAGTCCGGAGCGCCGGCAGCGACGGAGGCGTCCTCGGACATAGAAATGACAGCCCCAGAGCCATCTACCCAAGGTGGCGGTGATACCAGGGATGGTGGTTTCCTGAACAATACCAGCACAGAAAATCGAAGCACTGACAGAGAAGGTTCAGGTGAAGACGTGGAACTTGAGAGCATGGATGAGTTTGACCATTACCTCATGCATGGTGGAAGCTTATTTTATTACCCTTTactgggagaggaggagagagaaggggaggaggaaggagaggagagagaaggggaggaggaaagagaggagagaacagAGGGAGGGGCGGAGGAAGAGGAACAGCCTCAGGTGTGTCCACGATGCGATGCTGCCTACCATGAGCAGTGTTTGTTAGAGGTGGATAGGGTGCTGGAGGAGTGGATTTCCGCAGAGACATCTGCCCTGCCTCGACCTCGTTGGCAGGTCGTTACTGCTCTTCGCCAGCGGCAGCTGGGTTCAAGTACCCGCTTTGTCTATGAGGCCTGTGGGGCAAGAGCCTTTGTGCAGCGTTTCTGCCTGCAATATCGTCTTGAAGGCCATTTCAGTTCTATCGGTACTGTATGCTTTAACCAGCGTGGTACCCGGCTGGCCACTAGTGGTGGTAACCTAAAGGTGACAGTGTGGGACTGGGTGCGGCAGCAGCCAGTACTGAACTTTGAGAGTGGTCACGAAATTAACGTCACCCACATTAAGTTCTTTCCTAACTGTGGTGATTCCACACTGGCCACGTGTGGCCACGATGGGCAGGTACGGGTAGCAGAACTAATTAATGCATCATATTGCGAGAATACTAAGCATGTGGTACAGCACAGGAGAGCTGCCCACGAGTTGGCTGTGGAACCAGACTCTCCTTATAAGTTCCTCACTTCAGGTGAAGATGCCGTTGTCTTCACCGTTGATCTCAGACAAAGCCGGCCGGCTTCAAAAGTTGTGGTAACAAGAGAAATGGGGAAGAGAGTGGGACTGTATACAATCTCTATAAGTCCTGCCAATACCTACCAATTTGCAGTGGGcggagaagatcagtttgtaaggaTTTACGACCAGAGGAGAattgatgagaaagaaaacaatggagtACTTAAGAAATTCTCTCCTCATCATCTGGTGGATTGTGATGTCTTAACAAACATCACCAGCATTGTGTACAGCCATGATGGCACAGAGCTCCTGGCCAGCTACAGTGATGAAGATATTTACATCTTCTACTCCTCTGACAGTGATGGTGCTCAATATGTTAAGAGATTTAAGGGACACAGACATAATGACGGAATCAAAGATGTTAAGTACTATGGCCCCAGGAGTGAGTTTGTCGTGAGCGGTAGTGATTGTGGGCACATCTTCTTCTGGGAGAAATCATCTTGCCAGATCATCCAGTACATGGAGGGGGACAGAGGAGGTGTAGTAAACTGTCTTGAACCCCACCCTTACCTACCTATGTTGGTGACCAGTGGCCTAGATCGTGATGTCAAGATCTGGACACCCACAGCTGAAGCTGCCACTGAGCTTACTGGGTTAAAAGATGTGATTAAGAGGAACAAGAAGGAACGAGATTTAGATAGCTTGCACCCTACTGGCATGTTTGACAGCTATAGGCTCGGCCTTCTCATGCAACAGATGTCACAGCGAGGTCATGACCCTGGCTGGTATCACAGAGCTGAGTTCCCAGATGAAGAGTTGGATGAGGCTTCCAGCACCTCAGATCCATCTTAA
- the LOC120366599 gene encoding DDB1- and CUL4-associated factor 8-like protein 1 → MSHQEGNTDGLPDLGTESLFSPEGQSGAAAVMEASSDTEMAAAEPSTRAGGDTRDGGFLNDASTENRSTDREGSGEDVELEIVADFDRYLMLGGSLFFYPVLGEEEREGEEEGEERTEEGEEEEEQPQVCPRFDGANHEQCLLDEDRVLEEWISAETSALPRPRWQAVTALRQRQLGSSTRFVYDACGARAFVQRFRLQYRLEGHFGSIGTVCFNQRGTRLATSGGNLKVTVWDWVRQQPVLNFETGHEINVTHAKFLPNCGDSTLVTCGHDGQVRVAELINASYCENTKHVVQHRRAAHELAVEPDSPYKFLTSGEDAVVFTIDLRQSRPASKFVVTGEMGKRVGLYTISVSPANTYQFAVGGEDQFVRIYDQRRIDENENNRVLKKFSPHHLVDCDVSTNITSIVYSHDGTELLASYSDEDIYIFYSSDSDGAEYVKRFKGHRNDDTIKDVKYYGPRSEFVVSGSDCGHIFFWEKSSCQIIQYMEGDRGGIVNCLEPHPYLPMLVTSGLDRDVKIWTPTAEAATELTGLKDVIKRNKKERDLDSLHPTGMFDSYRLGLLTQQMSQRGHDPGWRYHRAEFPDEELDEASSTSDPS, encoded by the coding sequence ATGTCCCACCAAGAGGGCAACACAGATGGTTTGCCAGACTTAGGGACTGAAAGCCTGTTCAGTCCAGAGGGGCAGTCCGGAGCGGCGGCAGTGATGGAGGCATCTTCAGACACAGAAATGGCGGCCGCAGAGCCATCGACCCGAGCTGGCGGCGATACCAGGGATGGTGGTTTCCTGAACGATGCCAGCACAGAAAATCGAAGCACTGACAGAGAAGGTTCAGGTGAAGACGTGGAACTTGAGATCGTGGCAGACTTTGACCGTTACCTCATGCTTGGTGGAAGCTTATTTTTTTACCCTGTactgggagaggaggagagagaaggggaggaggaaggagaggagagaacagaggaaggggaggaggaagaggaacagcCTCAGGTGTGTCCACGATTCGATGGTGCCAACCATGAGCAGTGTTTGTTAGATGAGGATAGGGTGCTGGAGGAGTGGATTTCCGCAGAGACATCTGCCCTGCCCCGACCTCGCTGGCAAGCCGTTACTGCTCTTCGCCAGCGGCAACTGGGTTCAAGTACCCGCTTTGTCTATGACGCCTGTGGGGCAAGAGCCTTTGTGCAGCGTTTCCGCCTGCAGTATCGTCTTGAAGGCCATTTCGGGTCTATCGGTACTGTATGCTTTAACCAGCGTGGTACCCGGCTGGCCACTAGTGGTGGTAACCTAAAGGTGACAGTTTGGGACTGGGTGCGGCAGCAGCCAGTACTGAACTTTGAGACTGGTCACGAAATTAACGTCACCCACGCTAAGTTCCTTCCTAACTGTGGTGATTCCACACTGGTCACGTGTGGCCACGATGGGCAGGTACGGGTAGCAGAACTAATTAATGCATCATATTGCGAGAATACTAAGCATGTGGTACAGCACAGGAGAGCTGCCCACGAGTTGGCTGTGGAACCAGACTCTCCTTATAAGTTCCTCACTTCAGGTGAAGATGCCGTTGTCTTCACCATTGACCTCAGACAAAGCCGGCCGGCTTCAAAATTTGTGGTAACAGGAGAAATGGGGAAGAGAGTGGGACTGTATACAATCTCTGTAAGTCCTGCCAATACCTACCAATTTGCAGTGGGCGGAGAAGATCAGTTTGTCAGGATTTATGACCAGAGGAGAATTGATGAGAATGAAAACAATAGAGTACTTAAGAAATTCTCTCCTCATCATCTGGTGGATTGTGATGTCTCAACAAACATCACCAGCATTGTGTACAGCCATGATGGCACAGAGCTCCTGGCCAGCTACAGTGATGAAGATATTTACATCTTCTACTCCTCTGACAGTGATGGTGCTGAATACGTTAAGAGATTTAAGGGACACAGAAATGATGACACAATCAAAGATGTTAAGTACTATGGCCCCAGGAGTGAGTTTGTCGTGAGCGGTAGTGATTGTGGGCACATCTTCTTCTGGGAGAAATCATCTTGCCAGATCATCCAGTACATGGAGGGGGACAGAGGAGGTATAGTAAACTGTCTTGAACCCCACCCTTACCTACCTATGTTAGTGACCAGTGGCCTAGATCGTGATGTCAAGATCTGGACACCCACAGCTGAAGCTGCCACTGAGCTTACTGGGTTAAAAGATGTGATTAAGAGGAACAAGAAGGAACGAGATTTAGATAGCTTGCACCCTACTGGCATGTTTGACAGCTATAGGCTCGGCCTTCTCACGCAACAGATGTCACAGCGAGGTCATGACCCTGGCTGGAGATATCACAGAGCTGAGTTCCCAGATGAAGAGTTGGATGAGGCTTCCAGCACCTCAGATCCATCTTAA